ATTTGCCAGCCTGAAATGGCCCCAAAAAGCCGACGCAATATGTTCTCCGGGAGAGCTGTTCCCCTAATCGGGTCAGTGCACTGAGGGCCTTGTTGATCGATTCCGGCAGGTGACCTTCGGGATAGGACTGACAAACGATTTCAGCTAGGTCCCGGGCCAAATTGAACTGCTGAACCAGCCGAGCGCGATGGCCAACAGGAACGAGCGGACATGCCTCTTCCACAAGTTGGCGCAGCTCACCGTTCATGCCCGGCTTCCTCCATTTCGATGATTCCCATTCGCTGATCGTTAACCGATGCAAACAATCTTGTCCAAGAACATAGTCACGGATTTGCCTGGAGTGCCTGCCTCAGGATTCGATCCCAAGAACTCATTTCTTCCATGATATAGAGACGATCACCCCCTGGCGCTTCCACATAAATGGCTTCTCGCGAGGAATTGTTCGGATATTCGAATTCCCATACGAGTATGCGATACATTCTAGGATATTTCTGAACGAGCGATCCAAGATCTTCGATTCGTCGCGCCAGTTTGATGCGCCCTTCAAATCCTGAACCACTTGGGGCCAATTCGAACCAGCGGGGGCCTGGCAATTCCAAAACGGCCTGGTCAGGCGAAGCGGCATTCTTCCGGATAAACTCTGGGAGTGCCACCGAAGGATCAGGCAGCTTATCGATCATGGCGGCGGTCCGCTGCGCCTCTTCCTGGGTCAAGGGAAACAGCATCCAAGCGCGGGAGGGACTCCGCCCAGCAACACCGCTCACACTCACAAACAGGTCGGTGCCAACGACCGTTTCCCCCGTCGCTGCACTGCGGGCATCGATACTTCCGAACACCAATGTGACGTTGGTCCGCTCGCGAATATCCGTGAATGGATTCGCCACTTTATCTTTATTTTTGACTACCTCGAAAAGCTGCGTTTTATCCCCCACAAAGTCGAGGAGGTTGATCACATAGCATTTATCCACGAGTGGAAAGTCGCCTTCATCGACCTTGGGAGAATTTGGTCCGGAGTAATGAACTCTGTATTTTGCTGGACGACCTTTTTGCTCATCGGGGCGAAATTCATAGAGGCCATTACGGACGGAAATAACAATAAGTCCCGGAAATTGAGCCTTTTCCGGTGGGACAGGTTCGTACGAGACCCACTCCTGGGCGCGTTCATACCACACTTCAAGCTTTTCGATCCAATCGGTTGTGGGGGCGGGGAGACGAATTTCCCACGTCTGAAGTTCGGTTTTTCTCAGTTCGAGTTTACTGGTCAGCCGATTAACCCATCCCTTGCTCGTTGGCTCGAGCATGCGCAGGGTTGCTTCCAGTTGATCAATAACGCGAGGATCAACTTCTCGGATCTGGATAGAGGTACAGGTGCAACCTGCCTGCTTGATTCCCGCCAGGAGTGTTGCCTTAATTCGATCTGACGTCGTTTCCGGATTTGCCCGCACAAGAAGCAGGAGGGATTGGGCGTCAGCGGATCGAGCGGCACTCTCGGCCGAAGCTGACTCGGCTGGACGGGCTGCCGTGGGCGCCAGGCCGAGGAGCATCAGCGCCACAACCAGATGAACCAGGCCCTGTGATGATCGGCTAATCATGGGGGAACTCCAGCTCAAGGAACCTCTCCACTTTGCTCCTAAGAGCTTCTGCCTGTGCCCCAGAAGAATTACGTAACTGTTCCCGCAATTGCCGGAGCCGCTTATTTGTTTCTTCCCACTGAACGGGGGTCGGATTATCCCTGTATTGTGTGACAATCTCGGTAAAACTCTTTTCTAAATCGGCCAGCGTTGCACTTACCGGAAAATTGTGGGAATCCGTTGGAGCAGGGGCGGTCTGCGGAGCGGCCAGGTCTTCGCTGGTGCCCGTTCCTTGCGGCGATTGAGACTGGGACAGATCACTTGCCTGATGATCTGGCGCTCGGAGAATAAGCCATATTGCGAATATTAAAGCGCCTAGGGTCAATAACACGGTGGCTGTAGCGAGACCAATGGCCCAGCCGCTCACACGACGGTGGACCGGACCTAAAAAATGCTGGCTGAGTGGATATTCCCGCAGAGCTTGCCGAATATCGTCAATACTGGTCAGCTCACCGTGGATGATTTGTGCGAGGACAACCCAGATTCTTCTTGCGAGAGGAACGGAGGGGGGATCGGCCTGAGTCTCAGGAACGGTGTCCGGATCGGGAACATCGCGATACGGCCGTCCCAAGAGGGCTGAACAGAAGACTCGTCCAAGGATGCGCAAATCGCAGCTGCTGTCGAACCGTTCTAGCTGTCGCCGGGGGTTCTCCCAAAGTTCGGCGTGTGGATTGACCTTGGGATCAGATTCGAGCCATGCCGGAAGGGTGGGAGCCAGCGGATCGTCCCAATAGAATCCCAGATCGGTAAAACTCACTGTAATCCCATTTTCCCATTCCAGAATCAGGATATTCTCGGGGGCCAGTAAACCGACGCCCTCATGCTGGGCATGGAGGTGTTCCACAAGGTCCAGGACCTTATCCACTATCTCGTCCAATAATCGCAGCGGCTCGGGAATTATTGGGGAGTTGGCAGGGATTCGGCACAGCTCCTGTCGCTGTTCACGAAGTTGCTGGCAATATTGTGCGAGCGTGAAAAGCCGACGGGGCGGATCACGAAGGGGCATTTTGAATAGAATGCGTGACCGAGACTCTTGATGCCAGCGGGGGACGTGATTTGGTAAAGGGGGTGGCCGATACTTTACTCCATCCCGCACGGTGCGCCAGAGGACCAACCCACCCTCCGACAAAAAGTCCAAACCGCCATCCTCCCCCAGAAGCCCGCGTGCCGCGTGAGAAGCATCTTTAGCATTAGTTGCCCCAATTTTTTCCTGCCTCTGTGGCTGACTCATCCCCGCTCTCCGGATAAGAGCCCCGCGAACACCACCTCTTTGTAAATGATACCTCGTCGTCTGTGTTTTGCAATAGGCGGCCCGCTGTCCATACTCAGTACCTGGGCGATGTAGTTTGTATAAAGGGGAGATCTTGCCTGGTCAAAAGTTTAGAGCCACGCGTTGTTGGGCACCATTATACGGGTTGGGCCGGGCCCACTAGTCGTCAACCCTGGGTTCCCCGGGGCGCTGCCCAAGGCCAGCGACCCCTCCTGAGTGGGCGCCGCCGTATTCTCATTTTGACTCAGCTAGAACTACCGTATCGTATGGCTTGACTGAGCCTCACCAATCACCAATACGCCGTATCGACGACCTACTTAATAGTTAAACAAGTTATTGATTCAATCCGGATCCTCAGATCCCTGCGATGACATTTTACCGAGTCACGCGCCAGCCAGCTTCGGCCTTTCCGGGAAGGCCAAAACGGCTGGGTCTGTTCTATCGAATTTGCCTGGAATCACTCGCAAGTGGCTGCGGGCTCATTGGCTGGGGGCCCCTAGGCCGGGTTGTCCGTAATGCTAGCGCTGCCCTTGGACGAAGTTTCTCGATCACAGCGCGGAACCTGCCCTGAACCCTTTCCAACGCCATCGCAATCTCTCGCGGGTTCGCGGACTTTTCATGCAGCACAATCGCCGTAGTAATTGAGCGCTCTGCATCGTCCATTCTGTTGAGCGCCAGTTCTGAAAAGCCCTTGAAATACCACAGGCGCGCGTCCTCAGAGTTGACCTGCAAACCCATTTCAAAAAGCTCCAAAGCTTCCGCATAGTTCCCTTGCCAGAATAGATGTGTGCCACGGCCGAACAATTCGCTCGACAACTGCGGCAAAATAATTCCTTCCGACGGGCCGTTGGCGGGAGTGTTGACAGACTCATAGGAGACTTGCAGGATCGTCTTTGTCCGGTGATTTCCACTCAATGCTTCGGCTTCAGGGCCGTGAGGGACAAACGCGGCAATCAGACGCGCAACTAATTGCTCGTTATTCCAAAAGCTGTCGGGCACACTTGTGGGTCTGGGGTTTGCGGAAGCGGGTCCGACAGGATCAGACTCCCGTACATAAACTGAACTCGCACACCAATCAGAGCTGGACAAGACATACTGATGCCTGCCGAAGCAGCAGAAAAGGCGACCTAAGAGACACCGATGACCAACCTCATAATACTCGCCAACCGGTGCTAGAGTGAGTGGCCCCGCCAAATTTTGCTCCCAGACGTGACTTTCAGGTTGCGCTTGATCAAAGGTGGCAGGGGGGGACGTTTCTGGCAGCTTTTTAGCTACAGAATCACTTTTCTGAGGCATGGGTGAAGGTGAAGCTGGCTGATCCGGTGGGGACGAGGGGGCTTGTGGCAGCGCTGGCGTGCTCAGGTCGACAATAAAGCCAGTAAATCCCAAGTTCTTGGACATTGTTTCCAACTGGCTTATAATCTTAGCTTTTTCCCCTTCCAACAAAGGCTTGTCTGTCCGGAACAGCAACCGCTTCTTCGTTTCATCGATATCAGCGAGGGGTATTGCTTCCAGTAACCCGTCTTGACGCAATCCATTCTCCAAGATTTCTCTGGGGTTGACCTCGATTTTCACTTGGTAATCGGGTTCGGCAACTTTGGGTAGGTGCTGCGCGACGTTGCCCTCGCCCCGTTGCAGTGCACTTTTTATATTCTTTTCGAAAGTTTCCTTTTCTTCGGGAGAAAGATACTTCTTTCCTTTGAGCGTCCACCCGTTTTCGGTAAATGTCTCTTGGTTGAATTCAACTGCATCCTGAATGTCTTTCTTCAGGGTTTTCCACAACTCGGGAAGGTTTTCACGCGCCCTTGCTAGCTCACTCGACTGCTCAGCAGACGAGGGAGACGGTTGTGACGCCGTCGGAGATGAAACCGGAGGAGCATTTACTGGCTCCGCTTTGACCGGAGTGGTCCGGCTGACGATTGCGAAGAAGATAGCTGCGACAAGTGGTGTCCAGCACACTAAGCGGCACGCCCTCATTTGGTTCTCCTTTCCCGTTTGACCATGGTACATTTGCGACCCACACCGTTCACCGATTCTAATTACCGCGATTCCGGTTTTCAATTCGAAGATCACTTGTTTGGTGATCTTTCAGTTGCCTGGTTGTCCGGGCCAATTTTTACTGGCTATGCCTCTCGGTTAACAGGGCGCTTATCTCGGAGTTAGTTCCCCGGTTAGGGTGAGGTTCCCGTGTGAATCTCCCACGTTAAATAGATTGTGAAATCGCAGATCCAGATGCGGGGCTGTATGTGGAGGCTTGCTGGGCAGATGCGCGTAGACGAGAAACGGCGCAGTTTAAAGAAGGGAGAAACCAAACGCCAGCCACGACTGTCACCCCGGCGCCGAGTTACGCAGATTTTTCGATAGCAACCACGAGAAGCACGGCGGCGAACCCGCTGTTAATTCGATAAGAGGACAACGCACTTAGGGCGGGCCTTCAATCGCGTTCACGGATGTCTCTGTAGCTCTCGGCCGGAAAAGCCTCTCTTGTGGCAATGCCGAGCACCTTGGTTCAATGGCCTTTTAAACAGCGAAGATGTTTGGTATGGCCCACTCGTGATGTTTTGGCTCTGCGACGGGCATGCGGACGTGGGCACGGGCTTGGGCGGAAGCGAAATTCAGCTCAGAGGGACCCGCTCGTCGGGTCCGTTTTTCTATGATGGATGATCCGCTTCCTTTCACCGGGCACGACAAGCGTGCCCCTCCGAATCATTTTTCGGAGGGACCTGCTCGTCAGGTCCGCTTCTGCGATTGGAGGGACGTGCTTGTCACGTCCGTGTATTGGGACTGGGGAGGGACGTCTTTCTCTACACGGAACAAGCACTCTCAGCGTTCACCGGTAGGGGCAATTCATGAATTGGCCCTTCCTGGATCTGAATGTGCTGTACTTGCAATTCATGAATTGCCCCTATCGACATGCCGTTTTGCCCTGATGAACGTATTTTGGGCGCGATTCATGAATCGCCCCTACCAACGTCGGAGGGACCCGCTCGTCGGGTCCGTTTATCAACGTTCGATCATGAATTCCGTTTCAGCGGGGACTGAAGTCCCGCGCGGAAAGCGGGGCTAAAGCCCCGCACTCCATGGAGTGCGGCGATTTATCGCCGCTTTTTTGTGAAGGCTTTAGCCTTCACAATCTCACCATTGATCCGGATGAAAACGGAGTACCGGTCGGGGTGGAACCCGTTCCTCCAATCCATGCAATGGAAGCACGCCTTACGCGGCCCGCTATTCCGACGTCTGATATACCATGCCGCTTCACCGGGCACGACAAGCGTGCCCCTCCATGTTTCGAAGGGACCTGCTTGTCAGGTCCATTCCAGGTTCTATGCGAGGTTTTCGAGGTTTTCCCTTCTATCCGGCATGCAAGGTTTTTCTGCCAGAACATTGTGGCGAAATCAAAAACCCCGTGAAATCCGTCACTTACGTGGGAAATCACGGGGTTTTGGATATCTACTGTGGATTGAGGCTGTCGGGACTCGAACCCGAGACCTACGGATTAAAAGTCCGTTGCTCTACCACCTGAGCTACAGCCCCAACTAACTTCTTGTATCACTTCCCACGCCCGAAAACTTCACAGGACGCTTGAGTTGACAAGCGTCCTTTAGTTTTCGGATCGGCTCTCACCCGCTTAGGCGCCCAATTTTACCGTGCACCGCCGGGTATCTCCGGCCCTTGACGGCCTCAGACCGTTTTCCTTGGACACCCGATCTCGCCACCCACCGCATTATTCAATTGTCCGGCCCGCTTTGAGGCCTCCCGCATTCTCCACGGAATTGCTAACCTCACCCCGCCCGGTTCTCCGAGGTGTGATCAACAGGAACTTATCACACTCGTCCCAGCCACTGGGCCATGGGCGGACCAGCCGGTATGCTCCTCGGCAGCACCCATGTCGGGCATTCTCGCAACAGCGGTCTGGCTTCTTTTCCTAATTTTAACCGGCTCGTCTGGATTAGCCAGGGCCCCGATCGTCGGAGATGACGTCGCCGGCGGCGGAACGGGCAGGGCTCGCCGATCGGCAATGGAGTATATCGAGGCTGGGATTGGCTTCCTTCACCTCAGCGATTGGTGGATGTGCGAGAAGCCGACAGATGGAAGGACTATCCTCTTGCTGAATCGGTCCAAACTGGTGAGGATGCCGGTGGTTGCGGCCCGATCGATCTGCCTTTGTGCGTCCATGCTGGTCGAGGAAACCGGGAACCGGGCTAGTTTGAGCTAATGGTTCCGGCGGCCATCAAAAGGCCGACCGAAGGAGTTCCGCCGGGAAGGAGGTTCCCTCAGGGGCTGATGGGGGTCACGTCTTTATCCGAATTGGCGATGGCGATGGGGATGGCGATAGCAGCGGCGACCATTCCTCCCACGACCAGTTTGTCATCGATTGTCAGCAGTTCATCGACCTGCCGCTGGCCACGAATCGTCTGAGTGCCCACCACCACGAGGAGTTGATCGCGGGCAGAGGGCGGGGCCGTTGTAGCATCCCAGACGCGCACGGTAGCCAAGCTGTCGGGCTCCACGCGGAGGTGATAGATTCCCGGAGTGATGCCCACGATTTGAAACCGGCCCTGGCGGTCGCTCCTCGCGTGGGTCAGGGCTTTGGGGGAATCAGGCCGATAGAGGGTCAACAAGACGTTCGCGAGTGGGGCTCCCTGGGGAGAAACAACCGTGCCCTGGAGGGTATTTCGGCCAACCAGGCGAATGTCGGGGATACGAGGCCGGTTGCCCGTGGCCTGCTGCGATTCGGGGTTGCCCGCCTGGGCCTGACCGACCGCCAGGCATAAGAGGATTGCCAACGCGAGGATACCGCGAATTCCGGTGGTACGAGGCCAACTTCCGCACGTCATTGCCGATCCTCCAACAGATTTCCGTAGGTCGGAAAAAGTTACGGTGATAACGTTAAAAGTTTCTCCGAGGCAGACCGAGTATCGAACATCTCCAGGTCGGCAGAAGGGAGAATGACCTTACCGCCAACGGCCGGGGCGCGGAAAGTAGCCTCTCGTCAGGGAAGCTGTCAAGAGATGTTTTTCTCGATGCGACGTCCCAAGCCGTTGATGTGAGCACTTCAGGGGGCGGTCGCCGGAGAGGGCGTGTAATAACTCATGGGGAGAGGTTCTGTTGCTTTTTGCCGCGGTAGAGTGATTTGATCGGGTGGGTTAAGCTGCGGGCGAATCAGTTGGCGAGTTGTTTGCGTATGAACTGGACCTGAGGTTCTCCGCCGAGGCCGCCGCCGGTGAGGCTTTCGGCAAGATAACGAACACGTTCTCGGGAGTTGACCGGGGAGCGGAAGTTGTCGCCTTTCTGGAGGATGGGGCGAGGGTCCGGCATTTCGCCGAAGGCTTCGCTTCCGGCGAGTTGGCAGGGGAACCAGTAGCCTCGACCCTCGTCATCGACGAGGTAGAACTCTCCGTAGCAGTGACCGGGCACCCAGACGGTGCGGGCCGGGACGCCTGCTGCCCGACAGAGAGCCACGAACAGGGAGGTCATGTCCTCGCAGTCGCCGACGCCCTCTTTCAATGCATAGACGGCCCCTCTCAGGGGTGCGCCGCTTTGATACTTGACGTGCTCCCGGACGAAGTTATAGATCGAACGGACCTTTTCCCAGTCGTTGCTGCCCTGG
This is a stretch of genomic DNA from Thermogutta terrifontis. It encodes these proteins:
- a CDS encoding tetratricopeptide repeat protein translates to MRACRLVCWTPLVAAIFFAIVSRTTPVKAEPVNAPPVSSPTASQPSPSSAEQSSELARARENLPELWKTLKKDIQDAVEFNQETFTENGWTLKGKKYLSPEEKETFEKNIKSALQRGEGNVAQHLPKVAEPDYQVKIEVNPREILENGLRQDGLLEAIPLADIDETKKRLLFRTDKPLLEGEKAKIISQLETMSKNLGFTGFIVDLSTPALPQAPSSPPDQPASPSPMPQKSDSVAKKLPETSPPATFDQAQPESHVWEQNLAGPLTLAPVGEYYEVGHRCLLGRLFCCFGRHQYVLSSSDWCASSVYVRESDPVGPASANPRPTSVPDSFWNNEQLVARLIAAFVPHGPEAEALSGNHRTKTILQVSYESVNTPANGPSEGIILPQLSSELFGRGTHLFWQGNYAEALELFEMGLQVNSEDARLWYFKGFSELALNRMDDAERSITTAIVLHEKSANPREIAMALERVQGRFRAVIEKLRPRAALALRTTRPRGPQPMSPQPLASDSRQIR
- a CDS encoding carboxypeptidase-like regulatory domain-containing protein — encoded protein: MTCGSWPRTTGIRGILALAILLCLAVGQAQAGNPESQQATGNRPRIPDIRLVGRNTLQGTVVSPQGAPLANVLLTLYRPDSPKALTHARSDRQGRFQIVGITPGIYHLRVEPDSLATVRVWDATTAPPSARDQLLVVVGTQTIRGQRQVDELLTIDDKLVVGGMVAAAIAIPIAIANSDKDVTPISP